Proteins found in one Haloferax litoreum genomic segment:
- a CDS encoding PrkA family serine protein kinase: MRDYIRDADEALRGTYEEPMSLGEYVEAAFQSPSIASHASKYLLEAIESMGTRSVVEQGEQKERYRFFDDPANDGEHAVLGNTDVLNAFVDDLRTIAADRGKAEKIVWFDGPTATGKSELKRCLINGLREYSKTDAGRRYTVEWNIANAADTRGLSYGGEVESDDEDWYESPVQSHPLSVFPSDVRKRLLEDLNRENGDHVPVDVDEALDPFCREAYVYLEEEYRRAGRQDLFSAATDDKHLRVKNYVVDVGRGIGVLHSEDDGSPKERLVGSWMPSMLRELNSRGRKNPQAFSYDGVLSQGNGLLTIVEDATQHADLLQKLLNVPDEGHVKLDKGIGMDIDTQLVIISNPDLDAELDKFADRNGRDPLKALKRRLNKHEFRYLTNLSLEAELIRRELANETSVWTDSPEVMAERVAEAIALDVREGPGAVRTRELAPHTIEAAALYSVVTRLDAEDVPLDPELELNLVDKALLFDRGYLQVGDQRRDVSAFEFIGDTEGTHGIPVTFTRDVIADLLHDRVDRHHPDLDVSAVVMPADVLDAMVDELPDAPVFSRAESSEYEGRIAMVKSYIFDQQERDVLDALLADKGVQRETVEEYVEHVYAWASDGQIETERGPIDPDPLLMKLFETEHLGRFSKNEYEGNDPSAAVEAFRNEKVITALNRYAWENRDEGFTVSDVDLTEIPVIRTVLETHAWEDVRRLFSDLDPRQWDDPPANTETARVKERTIDEMRHRGYSAASAELTSRVVMKEVSHTWD, encoded by the coding sequence ATGCGAGATTACATTCGCGACGCCGACGAGGCCCTCCGCGGCACCTACGAGGAGCCCATGAGCCTCGGCGAGTACGTCGAAGCGGCCTTCCAGTCGCCATCTATCGCGTCGCACGCGTCGAAGTACCTCCTCGAAGCAATCGAGTCGATGGGGACCCGCTCGGTGGTCGAACAGGGAGAACAGAAGGAGCGTTACCGCTTCTTCGACGACCCCGCCAACGACGGTGAACACGCCGTCCTCGGCAACACGGACGTGTTGAACGCGTTCGTCGACGACCTGCGAACCATCGCCGCCGACCGCGGCAAAGCCGAGAAAATCGTCTGGTTCGACGGGCCGACGGCGACGGGCAAGTCCGAGTTGAAACGCTGTCTCATCAACGGCCTCCGAGAGTATTCGAAGACCGACGCCGGCCGACGATACACCGTCGAGTGGAACATCGCGAACGCCGCAGACACTCGCGGTCTTTCGTACGGTGGCGAAGTCGAGTCAGACGACGAAGACTGGTACGAGAGTCCAGTCCAGTCACATCCACTCTCGGTCTTCCCGAGCGACGTGCGAAAGCGATTGCTCGAAGACCTCAACCGCGAGAACGGCGACCACGTTCCCGTCGATGTCGACGAGGCTCTCGACCCGTTCTGCCGCGAGGCGTACGTCTACCTCGAAGAGGAGTACCGACGCGCCGGGAGACAGGACCTCTTCAGCGCCGCCACCGACGACAAGCACCTCCGCGTGAAGAACTACGTCGTCGACGTTGGGCGCGGCATCGGCGTCCTCCACTCCGAAGACGACGGGTCGCCGAAAGAGCGACTCGTCGGGTCGTGGATGCCGAGTATGCTCCGTGAACTGAACTCCCGCGGCCGGAAGAACCCACAGGCGTTCAGTTACGACGGCGTCCTCTCGCAGGGGAACGGCCTCCTGACAATCGTCGAAGACGCGACCCAGCACGCCGACTTGCTTCAGAAACTCCTGAACGTGCCCGACGAAGGCCACGTCAAACTGGACAAGGGAATCGGGATGGATATCGATACCCAACTCGTCATCATCTCGAACCCGGACCTCGACGCCGAACTCGACAAGTTCGCCGACAGGAACGGGCGCGACCCGTTGAAGGCGCTCAAGCGTCGCCTGAACAAACACGAGTTCCGCTACCTGACGAACCTCTCGCTGGAGGCTGAACTCATCCGACGTGAACTGGCGAACGAGACGAGCGTCTGGACCGATTCGCCCGAGGTGATGGCCGAACGCGTCGCCGAAGCGATTGCGCTGGACGTTCGAGAAGGACCGGGTGCCGTCCGCACACGCGAACTCGCACCCCACACCATCGAGGCGGCGGCGCTCTACAGCGTCGTGACCCGCCTCGACGCGGAAGACGTTCCGCTCGACCCCGAACTGGAGTTGAACCTCGTGGACAAGGCGCTGTTGTTCGACCGTGGCTACCTGCAGGTCGGCGACCAGCGCCGCGACGTATCCGCGTTCGAGTTCATCGGCGACACCGAGGGGACACACGGGATTCCCGTGACCTTCACCCGCGACGTCATCGCCGACTTGCTCCACGACCGAGTCGACAGGCACCACCCCGACCTCGACGTGTCGGCCGTGGTCATGCCCGCAGACGTGCTCGACGCGATGGTCGACGAGTTGCCCGACGCGCCGGTGTTCTCACGCGCCGAGTCGTCCGAGTACGAAGGCCGCATCGCGATGGTCAAGTCGTACATCTTCGACCAGCAGGAACGCGACGTGCTCGACGCGTTGTTGGCCGACAAGGGCGTCCAACGCGAGACGGTCGAAGAGTACGTCGAACACGTCTACGCGTGGGCCTCCGACGGCCAAATCGAGACCGAACGCGGTCCCATCGACCCCGACCCCCTGCTGATGAAACTCTTCGAGACCGAACACCTCGGTCGGTTCTCGAAGAACGAGTACGAGGGGAACGACCCGTCTGCGGCGGTCGAAGCCTTCCGCAACGAGAAGGTCATCACCGCACTCAACCGCTACGCGTGGGAGAACCGCGACGAAGGATTCACCGTCTCCGACGTGGACCTCACCGAGATTCCCGTCATTCGGACGGTTCTCGAGACGCACGCGTGGGAGGACGTGCGCCGTCTCTTCTCGGACCTCGACCCCCGGCAGTGGGACGACCCGCCGGCGAACACCGAGACGGCCCGCGTCAAAGAACGGACCATCGACGAGATGAGACACCGCGGTTACTCCGCCGCGTCTGCCGAACTCACGAGTCGTGTCGTGATGAAGGAGGTGAGCCACACATGGGACTGA
- a CDS encoding PrkA family serine protein kinase, with product MTGEIETLADLSKHYRDSVPADLREAKSFEWYLEEVYADPKIARNAHQRVADMFDFYGTRYDEDAGVVEYLMASEDSLHDGENVFYGREVHESIHEFVNKVKSGARGLGPEKRIKLLLGPVGSGKSHFDWLSRRYFEDYTMRDEGRMYTFRWTNLGDVIRDQDPSDTVVQSPMNQDPLVLLPQEQRDIVIEQLNENLDAPYTIRNDQALDPASEFYMDRLLAHYDDDLESVVENHIEIIRLVASENKRQCVETFEPKDKKNQDETELTGDVNYSKLAVYGESDPRAFDYAGAFCNANRGIFSGEELLKLQREFLYDFLHASQEQTIKPKNNPRIDIDQVIVGRTNMPEYREKKGDEKMEAFNDRTKRIDFPYVLEYEQEAEIYRKMLRNADVPDIHVEPHTLEMSGLFGVLTRIVEPDSDTITLVQKAKAYNGELDDGDDVDVRKLREEGEKKADIAEGMDGVSARFIGDEIAEAIMDATHRGRKYLSPLSSFTHLEENLENHGSIPEENLERYHRYLEMVREEYKERAIEDVRHALAYDIDEIRRQGEKYMDHVMAYIDDATVEDELTGRDQEPDEKFLRAVEEKLNIPEDRKDDFRQEVSNWVSRRAREGTSFNPQDNDRLRRALERKLWEDKKHNINFSALVSANELDDDERNAWVDALVDQGYSRDGAREVLEFAGAEVAKSELEG from the coding sequence ATGACCGGCGAAATTGAAACACTCGCAGACCTGAGCAAACACTACAGAGACTCCGTGCCCGCAGACCTGCGCGAGGCAAAGAGTTTCGAGTGGTATCTCGAAGAGGTCTACGCAGACCCGAAAATCGCTCGCAACGCCCACCAACGCGTGGCGGACATGTTCGACTTCTACGGCACCCGTTACGACGAAGACGCGGGTGTCGTGGAGTACCTCATGGCCTCCGAGGACTCGTTACACGACGGAGAGAACGTCTTCTACGGCCGCGAAGTCCACGAGTCGATACACGAGTTCGTCAACAAGGTGAAATCAGGGGCCCGCGGCCTCGGCCCCGAAAAACGCATCAAACTCCTCTTGGGACCCGTCGGGTCCGGGAAGTCACACTTCGATTGGCTCTCCCGACGCTACTTCGAGGACTACACGATGCGGGACGAGGGCCGCATGTACACCTTCCGGTGGACGAACCTCGGCGACGTCATCCGCGACCAGGACCCCTCCGACACCGTGGTCCAGTCGCCGATGAATCAAGACCCACTCGTGTTGCTCCCCCAAGAGCAGCGTGACATCGTCATCGAGCAACTCAACGAGAATCTCGACGCACCGTACACCATCAGGAACGACCAGGCACTCGACCCTGCCTCGGAGTTCTACATGGACCGACTGCTCGCCCACTACGACGACGACCTGGAGTCGGTGGTGGAGAACCACATCGAAATCATCCGCCTCGTCGCCTCCGAGAACAAACGGCAGTGCGTCGAGACGTTCGAACCGAAGGACAAGAAGAACCAAGACGAGACCGAACTGACCGGTGACGTCAACTACTCGAAACTCGCTGTCTACGGCGAGTCCGACCCGCGAGCGTTCGACTACGCGGGGGCGTTCTGTAACGCCAATCGCGGCATCTTCTCCGGCGAGGAACTGCTGAAACTCCAGCGTGAGTTCCTCTACGACTTCCTGCACGCGTCGCAGGAACAGACTATCAAGCCGAAGAACAACCCGCGTATCGACATCGACCAGGTCATCGTCGGGCGGACGAACATGCCCGAGTACCGCGAGAAGAAAGGCGACGAGAAGATGGAGGCGTTCAACGACCGGACGAAGCGCATCGACTTCCCGTACGTCCTCGAATACGAGCAGGAAGCGGAGATTTACCGCAAGATGCTCCGGAACGCCGACGTTCCCGACATCCACGTCGAACCCCACACGCTGGAGATGTCCGGCCTCTTCGGCGTCCTCACCCGTATCGTCGAACCCGATTCGGACACCATCACGCTCGTCCAGAAGGCGAAAGCCTACAACGGCGAGTTAGACGACGGTGACGACGTCGACGTGCGCAAACTCCGCGAGGAGGGTGAGAAGAAAGCCGATATCGCCGAGGGGATGGACGGTGTCTCGGCCCGGTTCATCGGCGACGAGATTGCCGAGGCAATCATGGACGCGACCCACCGTGGTCGCAAGTACCTCTCACCGCTCTCGTCGTTCACCCACCTCGAAGAAAACCTCGAGAACCACGGGTCGATTCCCGAAGAGAATCTCGAACGGTACCACCGCTACCTCGAGATGGTCCGCGAAGAGTACAAAGAACGCGCCATCGAGGACGTTCGCCACGCCCTCGCGTACGACATCGACGAGATTCGCCGGCAGGGCGAGAAGTACATGGACCACGTCATGGCCTACATCGACGACGCGACGGTCGAAGACGAACTGACGGGTCGCGACCAAGAGCCAGACGAGAAGTTCCTCCGAGCGGTCGAAGAGAAACTCAACATCCCCGAGGACCGCAAGGACGACTTCCGGCAGGAAGTCTCCAACTGGGTCTCGCGGCGCGCACGCGAGGGTACCTCGTTCAACCCGCAAGATAACGACAGACTCCGCCGCGCCCTCGAGCGCAAACTCTGGGAAGACAAGAAACACAACATCAACTTCTCGGCGCTCGTGAGTGCGAACGAACTCGACGACGACGAACGCAACGCGTGGGTCGACGCACTCGTCGACCAAGGATACTCGCGCGACGGAGCCCGGGAGGTGCTCGAGTTCGCCGGTGCGGAGGTGGCGAAGAGCGAACTCGAAGGCTGA
- a CDS encoding class I SAM-dependent methyltransferase yields the protein MGDSPSRRAELVERITDATLGSLLLYTIYIGDELGLYEVLAEGDALTSVTLAERTGTDERYVREWLEQQAVTGVLDVDDEHAAATERRFRLPSALEPVLLEQESVHYMAQQAHLVVGGAQPLDDVVAAFRTGGGVPYDAYGPLREGQARTNRAEMRYRLGTEWVPSIPDVDDTLKSGDSPAVADIGCGAGWACIGIAEGYPDVAVDGFDIDGPSVERARENVTAAGLDDRVTIHERDAGSLAAEQSYDLVTAIEVLHDLSDPVGVLRTMRRLVRPGGSALVVDQRVGETFSTDVSLAEEMMYGWSVVHCLPVGRDADHSAATGTIMRERTVREYADEAGFEDVEVLPIEHDGFRFYRLTP from the coding sequence ATGGGGGATTCACCATCTCGGCGGGCCGAACTCGTCGAACGGATTACGGACGCGACGCTGGGGTCACTACTCCTCTACACGATATACATCGGCGACGAACTCGGCCTGTACGAGGTACTTGCGGAGGGCGACGCACTCACGTCAGTCACACTGGCCGAACGGACAGGAACCGACGAACGATACGTCCGTGAATGGCTCGAACAGCAAGCCGTCACGGGCGTTCTGGACGTCGACGACGAGCACGCAGCCGCGACGGAGCGACGATTCAGGCTCCCATCGGCACTCGAACCGGTTCTACTGGAGCAAGAGAGCGTTCACTACATGGCGCAGCAGGCACATCTCGTCGTCGGCGGTGCGCAACCCCTCGACGACGTCGTCGCCGCATTCCGTACCGGTGGCGGAGTCCCGTACGACGCCTACGGGCCGCTACGAGAGGGGCAGGCACGAACCAATCGGGCCGAGATGCGGTACCGACTCGGCACCGAGTGGGTGCCGTCGATTCCCGACGTCGATGATACGCTGAAATCGGGTGACTCCCCCGCAGTGGCCGACATCGGTTGTGGTGCGGGGTGGGCGTGTATCGGTATCGCCGAGGGCTACCCCGACGTCGCCGTCGACGGGTTCGATATCGACGGGCCGTCCGTGGAACGCGCCCGAGAGAACGTGACTGCCGCCGGCCTCGACGACAGGGTGACGATTCACGAACGGGACGCGGGGTCCCTCGCCGCCGAGCAATCGTACGACCTCGTGACGGCGATAGAAGTCCTCCACGACCTCTCGGACCCCGTCGGTGTCCTGCGGACGATGCGGCGTCTCGTCCGCCCGGGTGGAAGTGCCCTCGTCGTCGACCAGCGCGTCGGAGAGACGTTCAGCACCGACGTCTCACTCGCTGAGGAGATGATGTACGGGTGGAGCGTGGTTCATTGTCTGCCGGTCGGAAGGGACGCCGACCACTCTGCCGCGACAGGGACGATTATGCGAGAACGAACCGTCCGCGAGTACGCCGACGAGGCGGGATTCGAGGACGTCGAGGTACTCCCCATCGAGCACGACGGGTTCCGTTTCTACCGACTCACTCCATAG
- a CDS encoding DUF5820 family protein, translating into MTDLPDGWTLWNDEHQGRRILAYRPDVFNEASFPAECMPTIFVWNGSRAKRPGASQIRTDTWHAVLFMEPEIEVHVEEFDSREAAVEGATEIAGRFSEGEFDYREAYQIPREDYFDKLDELTGREP; encoded by the coding sequence ATGACCGACCTGCCCGACGGGTGGACGCTCTGGAACGACGAACACCAAGGCCGTCGAATCCTCGCGTATCGGCCGGACGTGTTCAACGAAGCGTCGTTCCCCGCGGAGTGTATGCCCACCATCTTCGTGTGGAACGGGTCGCGGGCCAAGCGCCCCGGTGCGTCGCAAATCCGCACCGACACGTGGCACGCCGTCCTCTTCATGGAACCCGAAATCGAAGTCCACGTCGAGGAGTTCGACTCGCGTGAGGCGGCAGTCGAGGGTGCGACAGAGATTGCTGGACGGTTCTCCGAGGGCGAGTTCGACTACCGTGAAGCGTACCAAATCCCGCGCGAGGACTACTTCGACAAACTCGACGAACTGACCGGGCGGGAACCTTAA
- a CDS encoding UPF0179 family protein, translating into MTSVTLVGARLTEPGTEFVYHGESSACEGCPYRRQCLNLTEGVRYRVIGVRENTQVLDCAVHDEGVRAVEIETAAVTANVPSKGAYAGSKASLQGPCPHTECPSHQYCVPEGAEFDQEYRISEVVGDPPHDHCYLDRNLTLVEFEAADE; encoded by the coding sequence ATGACCTCCGTCACTCTCGTCGGTGCCCGCCTGACTGAACCGGGTACCGAGTTCGTCTACCACGGTGAATCGAGCGCCTGCGAGGGGTGTCCGTATCGTCGGCAGTGTCTCAACCTCACCGAGGGCGTTCGCTACCGTGTCATCGGTGTCCGCGAGAACACCCAAGTCCTCGACTGCGCCGTCCACGACGAAGGCGTTCGCGCCGTCGAAATCGAAACCGCCGCTGTGACGGCAAACGTCCCGTCGAAAGGGGCCTACGCCGGCAGTAAGGCTAGTTTACAGGGACCGTGTCCCCACACCGAGTGCCCAAGTCACCAGTACTGCGTTCCCGAAGGCGCGGAGTTCGACCAGGAGTACCGCATCAGCGAAGTCGTCGGCGACCCGCCGCACGACCACTGTTACCTCGACCGGAACCTGACGCTCGTCGAGTTCGAAGCGGCAGACGAGTAG